One Picosynechococcus sp. PCC 7003 DNA segment encodes these proteins:
- a CDS encoding ParM/StbA family protein, protein MTLLKIAIDPGSSATKVAYQLPNHSIKCFAMTPYCAEVPLDYPHHCRLQPNHAYPHIENAWVSDPDGCYLLGAAAKKFYGSAIRNQDRKFTKALYKILGVLSHIQNHEHCALPIELGILLPFDEYATKEQLTQNLQLAAAAVEYCGRAQSFTFTKIAIRPEGAGLFLKGLPKTLDIRAARVAIFVIGHRNASWLVTENGFPVLEESVTNDLGFRWFVQEVKARTGYKDEIALAQMLFTGRHFPRDLQGAADAVLPAYWQQLQDFLAEQYPADYVLCGGGTALLLQRQVADFFSCKLGWAKHLSRAVLKSGIADSVMAHRFTDCYGLLLSLEGSTHV, encoded by the coding sequence ATGACGTTACTCAAAATTGCCATTGACCCTGGTAGTAGTGCCACTAAAGTCGCCTATCAGCTGCCAAACCATTCCATTAAATGTTTTGCGATGACGCCTTACTGTGCCGAGGTTCCCCTCGACTATCCCCATCATTGTCGTCTTCAGCCCAATCATGCCTATCCGCACATTGAAAATGCTTGGGTGAGTGATCCTGATGGCTGTTATCTGCTTGGGGCTGCTGCGAAAAAATTTTACGGTTCAGCTATTCGCAATCAGGATCGTAAATTTACAAAAGCGCTCTACAAAATTTTGGGGGTTTTATCCCACATTCAAAACCATGAGCATTGTGCCTTGCCGATTGAGCTGGGGATTCTCTTGCCCTTTGATGAATATGCCACCAAAGAGCAGCTGACCCAAAACTTACAATTGGCTGCTGCCGCTGTTGAATATTGCGGTCGGGCTCAATCGTTCACCTTTACTAAAATTGCTATCCGACCTGAAGGGGCTGGACTCTTTTTAAAGGGTCTGCCGAAAACCCTCGATATCCGTGCCGCACGAGTCGCTATTTTTGTGATCGGTCATCGTAATGCCTCGTGGCTTGTGACTGAAAATGGTTTTCCTGTTTTAGAAGAATCCGTCACCAATGATCTGGGTTTTCGTTGGTTTGTCCAAGAGGTCAAGGCCCGCACTGGCTATAAGGATGAGATTGCGTTGGCTCAAATGCTTTTTACGGGTCGCCATTTTCCCCGGGATCTGCAAGGGGCTGCTGACGCTGTTTTACCTGCCTATTGGCAACAGCTGCAGGATTTTTTGGCTGAACAATATCCTGCTGATTATGTACTTTGTGGTGGTGGGACTGCGCTTTTACTCCAGCGTCAAGTTGCTGATTTTTTCTCCTGTAAGTTGGGCTGGGCCAAACATCTTTCCCGTGCTGTCCTTAAATCTGGGATTGCCGATTCTGTGATGGCCCATCGTTTTACTGATTGTTATGGCTTATTACTTAGTTTGGAAGGGTCTACCCATGTCTAG
- a CDS encoding ParA family protein yields the protein MSIISIVNQKGGCGKSTTAVHLAYWLAQNKNVTLIDADAQQSSSSWLARLPKEIPNAAILDPEALFDAIEEASNQYDVVVVDGPGSLSEITKTILDISDLTLVPCQPSGLDLSSSSKILQVIRQRQKVRGGQPHVGLFLSRAVKGTVLLKEAQQALSQDQRFPLINSIVYQRQCISDAPIQEATVFDLAGSAAKAAQQDYENLFMEALSYLG from the coding sequence GTGAGCATTATCAGCATCGTGAACCAAAAAGGCGGCTGCGGTAAGAGTACGACAGCAGTACATCTTGCCTATTGGCTGGCCCAAAATAAAAACGTTACGTTGATTGATGCCGATGCGCAGCAATCGAGTTCGAGCTGGCTGGCACGTTTGCCCAAGGAAATTCCGAACGCCGCAATCCTTGATCCCGAAGCCCTTTTTGATGCGATCGAGGAGGCGAGTAATCAGTATGATGTGGTGGTGGTTGATGGCCCCGGTAGCCTGAGTGAAATTACTAAAACAATTCTGGATATCTCTGACCTCACTCTTGTTCCTTGCCAACCATCCGGTCTCGATCTCAGTAGTAGTAGTAAGATTCTGCAAGTAATTCGTCAGCGACAGAAGGTGCGTGGTGGTCAGCCCCATGTTGGCTTATTTCTGAGCCGTGCCGTCAAAGGCACCGTTTTATTAAAAGAAGCACAGCAGGCCCTCAGTCAAGACCAGCGGTTTCCACTCATTAATTCCATTGTCTATCAGCGGCAATGTATTTCTGATGCGCCAATTCAAGAGGCAACCGTTTTTGATTTAGCGGGCTCTGCCGCAAAAGCAGCTCAACAAGACTATGAAAATTTATTTATGGAGGCTTTGAGTTACCTTGGCTAG
- the mobF gene encoding MobF family relaxase, producing the protein MLTIATMTPAKAGSYYKENYYAEAEQVEFSEWWGKGAESLGLSGQIHTPKVVRHVLQGLTPDGQRQLRAAPPKGKEARAGTDLTFSAPKSISIAALVGGDQRLVAAHDKVVNRILSLVETRYAETRINKQITSVDNLCVAKFLHDTNRELEPNLHTHCLVMNIAQDEVGVWRSGVNQKLYQHRILLGRLYQNELAHEVQKLGYGIEMRGDGYFELQGYTREQIEGFSDRHQQILEYLKTEGLEDTTANRVRALFATRKIKQHDVDRQVLLAEWQNTATELDIEHPIPNPSNAVIEKNLTVLVDQAIRHSEERTAIFTQEDLEAFIVAEPTGKTFEAIEAAIENSHRLLREGRRLATAESLARERITIALMEKGQNQLSPMLKNQEIHLPENLTSSQADAVKHTLTSQDRIIGWVGVAGAGKTFTLQTLVNIAKAQGIEVSGFAPDASSAEVLADEVDIGTDTVAYHLLQQNEPTKRRQLWIIDEAGKLSAQEAYLILQKSSQHNAQILLVGDPKQLTAINAGAPFKSLIDNGLSASHLKDFLRQKDSIIARAVQLTYHNLGGEAIAWLQKHEKVSETPDIEDRAQQMATAYLKLSEAERVETLLLSGTHRERHALIQQLRQGLKQAGKIQETEYLTETLSRKDTTEEQKQHARFYTVGDVLIPLKDHNCLKRSKRYQITKISGDDVTLNDHITLNMKGLRYPLKTEVFVKHNLSIAVGDRLKWTRNNRPQKRTNGREFTIIGIDPLTRLVSVVDDKERLDQFSLDNLNHCDHALVGTVYSSQGKTAKQVFVSFGNDPTVNRESVLVALSRAKYDVKIWTTNAQKLGELADISHNQLNPSELLKEQGIKLTPPPAPLHLTEEHWLERVEKSGIAPEVAALNAESLAGMDVYERLLEDHLATLGSGQYVTQPMKRVMDQYATVAEGGVWADGGIDATKLPTLQIGEIPPEKTFGEFKADHPRLDWRKTQQKGSDQYRKYEAPRGIPKGIIFPRVPEQLAEKIYTRYGVNPSTEERRSGFWPCVYWYPEIPIIPVEGKKKAESVLSQGYAAIALPSVTGGYRSRENGVELPKRRLHPELAVFATSGRKILMAFDQDTKQSTVQNVRRDLVRTGELLAEAGCKVSVLKWQSHEGKGIDDLIVKQGKERFLDVLDHAIPLTWEADQHYRNEYLKLRNYLLKTQGQGRKLTELMIDTAISYTAHPQDRTKILHQSNTLDARRKQGIPEDVKSYQIQIEQELQRLQWKLNPKHRLNI; encoded by the coding sequence ATGTTGACCATCGCCACGATGACCCCAGCAAAAGCGGGGAGCTACTACAAGGAAAATTATTACGCCGAGGCAGAACAAGTTGAATTTTCAGAATGGTGGGGAAAGGGAGCTGAATCATTGGGGTTGTCAGGGCAGATCCATACGCCCAAGGTTGTTCGCCATGTATTGCAGGGTTTAACGCCAGATGGTCAGCGACAGTTACGGGCCGCTCCACCAAAAGGAAAAGAAGCGAGGGCCGGTACGGATCTAACTTTTTCTGCGCCAAAGTCCATTTCAATTGCTGCTTTGGTGGGAGGAGACCAACGACTGGTTGCAGCCCATGACAAAGTTGTGAACCGAATCTTAAGCTTAGTTGAAACGCGCTATGCCGAGACGCGAATCAATAAACAAATTACGTCAGTGGATAATCTATGTGTAGCGAAATTTCTCCATGATACGAACCGTGAACTAGAGCCAAATCTACATACCCATTGCCTGGTGATGAATATTGCCCAGGATGAAGTAGGTGTCTGGCGTTCAGGGGTAAACCAAAAGCTCTATCAACACAGAATATTGCTGGGGAGACTCTATCAAAATGAGCTGGCCCATGAAGTCCAAAAACTGGGCTATGGGATTGAAATGAGAGGAGATGGCTATTTTGAACTACAAGGCTATACACGGGAGCAGATCGAAGGATTTAGCGATCGCCATCAGCAGATTCTGGAGTATCTGAAAACAGAAGGACTAGAAGACACAACAGCAAATCGGGTCAGGGCTTTATTTGCTACCCGAAAAATCAAACAGCATGATGTAGACCGGCAAGTATTGCTAGCAGAATGGCAAAACACAGCGACAGAACTAGACATTGAACATCCCATCCCAAACCCCAGTAATGCGGTCATTGAGAAGAATCTAACGGTATTGGTTGACCAAGCCATTCGTCACAGCGAGGAACGAACTGCCATTTTTACTCAGGAAGATCTAGAGGCTTTTATCGTAGCGGAACCAACAGGCAAGACTTTTGAGGCAATTGAAGCAGCAATCGAGAATTCGCATCGATTGCTCCGTGAAGGGCGGCGATTGGCAACAGCAGAAAGTCTAGCGCGGGAAAGAATCACCATTGCCTTGATGGAAAAGGGCCAAAATCAACTGTCACCGATGCTCAAAAATCAAGAAATTCACCTTCCAGAAAATCTAACCTCCTCCCAAGCTGATGCTGTGAAGCATACTTTGACAAGTCAAGACCGCATTATTGGTTGGGTGGGAGTCGCCGGTGCTGGCAAAACCTTTACCCTCCAAACCCTGGTGAATATCGCCAAGGCCCAAGGCATTGAAGTATCTGGTTTCGCCCCTGATGCCAGTAGCGCCGAAGTCCTCGCTGATGAGGTTGACATTGGTACAGATACGGTTGCTTACCATCTCCTCCAACAGAATGAACCAACCAAAAGACGACAGCTGTGGATCATTGATGAAGCTGGAAAACTGTCTGCCCAAGAAGCCTACCTGATCCTACAAAAGTCTAGCCAGCATAATGCTCAAATTCTGCTGGTGGGAGATCCAAAACAGTTAACCGCCATCAATGCTGGTGCTCCCTTTAAATCTTTGATTGATAATGGCCTCAGTGCCAGTCACCTCAAGGATTTCCTCCGCCAGAAAGATTCCATCATCGCCAGAGCCGTTCAACTGACCTATCACAACCTCGGCGGGGAGGCGATCGCCTGGTTGCAGAAACATGAGAAAGTCTCTGAAACCCCAGATATCGAAGACCGTGCCCAACAGATGGCCACAGCCTACCTGAAGTTGAGTGAAGCAGAACGGGTCGAAACGTTGCTATTGTCTGGCACCCACCGGGAACGCCATGCCCTTATCCAGCAGCTTCGCCAGGGATTAAAACAAGCAGGCAAGATTCAGGAAACTGAATACCTAACCGAAACCTTGAGCCGCAAGGATACGACCGAGGAGCAGAAGCAGCATGCCCGCTTCTATACTGTCGGCGATGTCTTGATTCCGCTCAAAGACCACAATTGCCTCAAACGCTCCAAACGTTATCAGATCACGAAAATCTCTGGTGATGACGTGACCCTCAATGACCACATCACCCTCAATATGAAGGGTTTGCGATATCCCCTCAAAACAGAGGTTTTTGTGAAACATAATTTATCGATTGCCGTGGGCGATCGCCTGAAGTGGACGAGGAATAACCGCCCCCAGAAACGTACCAATGGCCGGGAGTTTACGATCATCGGCATTGATCCCCTGACCCGCTTAGTCAGCGTTGTTGATGATAAGGAAAGATTGGATCAATTCTCCCTGGATAACTTGAACCACTGTGACCATGCCCTGGTAGGCACCGTCTACTCTAGTCAGGGTAAAACCGCGAAACAAGTCTTCGTCAGTTTTGGCAATGACCCCACCGTCAACCGTGAAAGCGTTTTGGTCGCCTTATCCCGAGCCAAATATGATGTCAAAATCTGGACAACCAATGCCCAGAAACTGGGTGAACTGGCAGACATTTCCCATAATCAGCTCAATCCCTCTGAACTCCTTAAGGAACAAGGCATCAAATTAACGCCACCTCCAGCACCATTACATTTGACAGAAGAACATTGGTTAGAGCGCGTAGAAAAATCAGGCATTGCCCCAGAGGTAGCTGCCCTCAACGCTGAATCATTGGCAGGGATGGATGTCTATGAACGGCTGCTGGAAGACCATTTGGCGACTCTAGGCAGTGGTCAGTATGTCACCCAACCCATGAAGCGGGTGATGGATCAATATGCCACTGTTGCGGAGGGGGGCGTCTGGGCTGATGGCGGCATTGATGCCACAAAATTACCAACGTTACAGATCGGTGAAATCCCTCCAGAAAAGACCTTTGGGGAATTTAAAGCGGATCATCCTCGTCTCGATTGGCGCAAAACCCAGCAAAAAGGCAGTGACCAATACCGTAAATATGAAGCTCCCAGAGGGATCCCGAAGGGCATTATCTTTCCCAGGGTGCCTGAACAACTTGCTGAAAAAATCTATACAAGATACGGTGTCAACCCTAGTACTGAAGAACGAAGGAGCGGTTTTTGGCCCTGTGTCTACTGGTACCCAGAAATTCCTATTATCCCAGTGGAAGGAAAGAAAAAAGCAGAATCGGTTCTTAGTCAAGGCTATGCGGCGATCGCCCTGCCCAGTGTCACGGGGGGATATCGATCAAGGGAGAATGGCGTGGAATTGCCGAAACGTAGACTCCATCCAGAATTGGCGGTATTCGCAACAAGCGGACGAAAAATCCTGATGGCCTTTGACCAAGACACCAAACAAAGCACCGTGCAAAATGTACGCCGTGATTTAGTACGAACCGGAGAATTATTAGCCGAAGCAGGCTGTAAAGTTTCAGTTTTGAAATGGCAGTCCCACGAAGGCAAAGGCATCGATGATTTGATTGTCAAACAAGGCAAAGAGCGGTTTTTAGATGTATTAGATCATGCCATCCCATTAACTTGGGAAGCCGATCAGCACTATCGCAATGAATATCTCAAACTGAGGAATTATCTGCTCAAAACCCAAGGACAGGGACGGAAGTTGACTGAACTCATGATCGATACGGCGATCTCCTACACGGCCCATCCCCAGGATAGAACCAAAATCCTGCACCAGAGCAACACCCTCGATGCACGGCGAAAGCAAGGGATTCCCGAAGATGTCAAAAGCTATCAAATACAGATAGAACAAGAGTTACAGCGTTTACAATGGAAACTAAATCCCAAGCACAGATTAAACATCTAA
- a CDS encoding ParB/RepB/Spo0J family partition protein, producing MARRTVGNYLAELPTEPESSVAIANIRLPESQPRHYFDPEKIQRLAASIQEYGILEPLLVRPIRHQTNRYELVAGERRYRAAKQLDLPTVPVVIRELNDQQALAIALVENLTREDLNPVEEAEGILNLLAIELQLQPQEVKSLLYRLENEKKGKTITHNVMGSEIGEQIQSIFTNLGQNWSSFTANRLPLLNLPDDILEVLRQGKIAYTKAKAITRLQDAESRRNLLETAIQENLSLNEIRQRINELKSNSIEQKPQSRIDQTVKRLKAARLWEKNPDKWNQMQALLAQIDELISEASR from the coding sequence TTGGCTAGACGTACCGTCGGAAATTATTTAGCAGAGCTACCCACTGAGCCAGAGTCTTCCGTGGCGATCGCCAATATTCGCTTGCCGGAGAGTCAACCTCGTCATTACTTCGACCCGGAGAAAATTCAACGGCTCGCTGCTTCGATTCAAGAATATGGCATCTTAGAGCCTCTCCTGGTTCGACCGATTCGCCATCAAACTAACCGCTATGAATTGGTTGCAGGGGAAAGACGTTATCGAGCAGCGAAGCAGCTAGACCTACCCACTGTTCCGGTTGTAATTCGCGAACTGAATGATCAACAGGCGCTGGCGATCGCCCTTGTGGAAAATCTCACCCGCGAAGATCTCAACCCCGTCGAAGAAGCAGAAGGTATCCTTAATCTCCTCGCAATAGAATTGCAGCTTCAACCCCAGGAGGTAAAAAGCCTACTTTACCGGCTGGAAAATGAGAAAAAAGGAAAAACAATTACCCATAACGTTATGGGTAGTGAAATTGGTGAGCAGATTCAATCGATTTTTACAAACTTAGGTCAGAATTGGTCGTCATTTACGGCGAATCGTTTGCCCTTACTAAATTTACCTGACGATATTTTAGAAGTGCTCCGCCAGGGCAAGATTGCCTACACCAAAGCAAAGGCGATCACCCGTCTACAAGATGCCGAATCACGAAGAAACTTATTAGAGACTGCCATCCAAGAAAATCTCTCCTTAAATGAGATCAGGCAGCGTATTAATGAGCTAAAGTCGAATTCCATAGAACAAAAGCCCCAGTCACGCATTGATCAAACGGTCAAACGGCTTAAGGCTGCGCGTCTTTGGGAAAAAAATCCTGATAAATGGAATCAGATGCAGGCATTACTCGCCCAGATTGATGAACTAATTTCTGAGGCATCACGTTAG